From Streptomyces griseorubiginosus, one genomic window encodes:
- the hemC gene encoding hydroxymethylbilane synthase translates to MSLPELIRIVSRDSPMALAQVERVRSELTALYPGVRTEVVPVKTTGDKWMGDLSKVEGKGAFTKEVDAALLAGEADLAVHCVKDVPADRPLPAGTVFAAFLKRDDVRDALIHPGGLTLDELPEGTRIGTSSVRRVAQLAATHPHLECVPFRGNANRRLAKLAAGEADALLLAVAGLERIGRQDVITEILSPETMMPPIGAGILALQCREGDTELIDAVSALGDPDTFREATAERMFLHVLQGHCNSPIAGYARVDHGGELSLRACVFTPDGKTRLNAHEWAGRLDPATLGTSVAVALLRQGAREIIDGIPH, encoded by the coding sequence ATGTCCCTCCCGGAACTGATCCGCATCGTCTCCCGTGACTCGCCGATGGCGCTGGCTCAAGTGGAGCGTGTCAGAAGCGAGTTGACCGCCCTGTATCCCGGTGTGCGCACCGAGGTCGTGCCGGTGAAGACGACCGGTGACAAGTGGATGGGCGACCTGTCGAAGGTCGAGGGCAAGGGGGCGTTCACCAAGGAGGTCGACGCCGCGCTGCTGGCCGGCGAGGCGGATCTCGCGGTGCACTGCGTGAAGGACGTGCCCGCCGACCGGCCGCTCCCGGCGGGCACCGTGTTCGCCGCCTTCCTGAAGCGGGACGACGTCCGGGACGCCCTGATCCACCCGGGCGGGCTCACCCTGGACGAGCTTCCGGAGGGGACCCGGATCGGGACCTCCTCGGTGCGCCGCGTGGCCCAGCTGGCCGCCACCCATCCGCATCTGGAGTGCGTGCCCTTCCGCGGCAACGCCAACCGGCGGCTCGCGAAGCTGGCGGCGGGTGAGGCGGACGCGCTGCTGCTGGCGGTCGCCGGGCTCGAGCGCATCGGCCGCCAGGACGTGATCACCGAGATCCTCTCGCCGGAGACGATGATGCCGCCGATCGGCGCGGGCATCCTCGCGCTCCAGTGCCGTGAGGGCGACACCGAGCTGATCGACGCGGTCAGCGCGCTGGGCGACCCGGACACGTTCCGGGAGGCCACCGCCGAGCGCATGTTCCTGCACGTGCTGCAAGGACACTGCAACAGTCCGATCGCCGGTTACGCGCGCGTGGACCACGGCGGCGAACTCTCCCTGCGGGCCTGTGTCTTCACCCCGGACGGCAAGACGCGGCTGAACGCCCACGAGTGGGCGGGCCGGCTGGATCCGGCCACGCTGGGCACCTCGGTCGCCGTGGCCCTGCTGCGTCAGGGCGCCCGCGAGATCATCGACGGCATCCCGCACTAG
- a CDS encoding GNAT family N-acetyltransferase, whose product MSGTPRVRHAERADVPRVAELAARHAEYEQATPPPDDLPARLAGLLFDTPAPRLRCLVAELPDGELVGYATCAPELSTWEGREYLHMDCLFLLPGHRGLGLGVLLMDAVAAEARALGLGEVQWQTPTWNDGAIRFYDRLGARAKQKWRYSLPVTP is encoded by the coding sequence ATGAGCGGGACTCCCCGCGTCCGGCACGCCGAGCGCGCTGACGTTCCCCGGGTCGCCGAACTCGCCGCCCGGCACGCGGAGTACGAGCAGGCGACACCACCCCCGGACGACCTGCCCGCCAGACTGGCCGGCCTGCTCTTCGACACCCCCGCGCCCCGCCTGCGCTGTCTGGTCGCCGAACTCCCGGACGGCGAGCTCGTCGGCTACGCCACCTGCGCGCCCGAACTCTCCACCTGGGAAGGCCGCGAATACCTGCACATGGACTGCCTGTTCCTGCTGCCCGGACACCGCGGTCTCGGACTGGGCGTACTGCTGATGGACGCCGTCGCCGCCGAGGCCCGGGCGCTCGGGCTCGGCGAGGTGCAGTGGCAGACGCCGACGTGGAACGACGGGGCGATCCGGTTCTACGACCGGTTGGGCGCCCGGGCCAAGCAGAAGTGGCGCTACTCCCTACCCGTTACTCCCTGA
- a CDS encoding MFS transporter yields the protein MGSVRPAPWRRAAVVAALMLAAFTFNTTENLPVGLLSLMADDLRVSLTAVGALVTGYGLTVAVGSLPLAHVTRSVPRRYLMSGLLAVLALASWLSALTAVSYGLLLAARVATALAQALFWAVMGPVAVGLFPPERRGRIIGLLSVGGSLATVVGVPAGTWLGGHSGWRVPFAVLGALAVVSLVTVAVLLPTSRPRESHAAYGAAPDRRRFAVVLTTTALSVTGAFTGFTYLVAFLDEVSGFGRDAVSAVLLAFGAAGLAGVAAVGPLLDRYPRATLVIPVSGQVVALVGLYTAGSSQAATVVLLMLLGASVAPAFMATQSQVLLVAPGRTETALAANSAAFNVGVAAGALLGGVLLPLTGTRGTFLAGGLLTAVALLVLSWPATVVTRATVDAPEQGVR from the coding sequence ATGGGCAGCGTACGTCCGGCCCCCTGGCGCAGGGCCGCCGTCGTCGCGGCACTGATGCTGGCCGCGTTCACCTTCAACACCACCGAGAACCTGCCGGTGGGCCTGCTGTCCCTGATGGCGGACGATCTGCGGGTCTCGCTCACGGCGGTGGGCGCGCTGGTCACCGGCTACGGCCTGACGGTGGCCGTGGGCTCGCTGCCGCTGGCCCACGTCACCCGGTCGGTGCCGCGCCGGTACCTGATGTCCGGCCTCCTCGCGGTGCTCGCGCTGGCGAGCTGGCTGTCCGCGCTCACCGCCGTGTCGTACGGTCTGCTGCTGGCCGCCCGGGTGGCAACCGCGCTGGCACAGGCGCTGTTCTGGGCGGTGATGGGGCCGGTCGCGGTCGGGCTGTTCCCTCCCGAGCGGCGGGGCCGGATCATCGGGCTGCTGTCGGTCGGCGGTTCGCTGGCCACGGTGGTCGGGGTGCCGGCCGGGACCTGGCTGGGCGGGCACAGCGGCTGGCGGGTGCCGTTCGCGGTGCTCGGTGCGCTCGCCGTCGTCTCGCTGGTCACGGTGGCCGTGCTGCTGCCGACCTCACGTCCGCGGGAGAGCCACGCGGCCTACGGCGCCGCCCCGGACCGGCGCCGGTTCGCGGTGGTGCTCACCACCACCGCCCTCTCGGTGACGGGGGCGTTCACCGGGTTCACGTACCTCGTCGCCTTCCTGGACGAGGTGAGCGGGTTCGGGCGGGACGCGGTGAGCGCCGTGCTCCTGGCGTTCGGGGCGGCGGGGCTGGCCGGGGTCGCCGCGGTGGGGCCGCTGCTGGACCGGTATCCGCGGGCCACGCTGGTGATCCCGGTGTCGGGCCAGGTCGTGGCCCTGGTCGGGCTGTACACGGCCGGGAGCAGCCAGGCGGCGACCGTGGTGCTGCTGATGCTGCTGGGCGCTTCGGTGGCACCCGCGTTCATGGCGACGCAGAGCCAGGTGCTGCTGGTCGCGCCGGGGCGCACCGAGACGGCTCTCGCGGCGAACTCGGCGGCGTTCAACGTGGGGGTGGCCGCGGGCGCGCTGCTCGGCGGGGTGCTGCTGCCGCTGACCGGGACCCGCGGCACGTTCCTGGCAGGGGGGTTGCTCACCGCGGTGGCGCTGCTGGTGCTGTCCTGGCCGGCGACCGTCGTCACGCGGGCGACGGTGGACGCGCCGGAGCAGGGCGTCCGATGA
- a CDS encoding ArsR/SmtB family transcription factor: MALTLRLGTDDLRRCRFAVSPLCQTHEALRMLRRSARHGYHRAWLRRAAPAVAGLDLSPLWLFIPPVGGYTPDFLGPPPEEPYPRFEDELARVRATDPALAHEEMARSLACTPGLAGSPRGRAALDDPAGAVRRLADLTEQAWQALLAPDWARHRAVLEADIAHRSRQVADAGLDALFADLHPDVDWADGILTLPVRGDMTDAQLADGRGVLLMPSVFVWPDVVSGFARPWQPTVIYPARGMRALHSAEAPRPPEALARLLGRGRAALLAGLTDPASTTDLARRHGLAPSTVSAHLSVLREAGLLGSRRQGLQVLYGRTPLGDALVAGA; encoded by the coding sequence GTGGCGCTGACCCTGCGTCTCGGAACGGACGACCTCAGGCGGTGCCGGTTCGCGGTCTCACCGCTGTGCCAGACCCACGAGGCGCTGCGCATGCTGCGCCGGTCCGCCCGGCACGGCTACCACCGCGCCTGGCTGCGCCGCGCGGCACCCGCGGTGGCCGGGCTCGACCTGTCACCGCTGTGGCTGTTCATCCCACCGGTCGGCGGCTACACCCCGGACTTCCTGGGCCCGCCGCCCGAGGAGCCGTACCCCCGCTTCGAGGACGAGCTGGCCCGGGTGCGCGCCACCGACCCCGCCCTCGCCCACGAGGAGATGGCCCGCTCGCTCGCCTGCACCCCGGGCCTCGCCGGGTCGCCGCGGGGCCGGGCCGCCCTCGACGACCCGGCCGGGGCCGTACGGCGCCTCGCCGATCTCACCGAGCAGGCCTGGCAGGCGCTTCTCGCCCCGGACTGGGCGCGTCACCGGGCCGTGCTGGAGGCCGACATCGCCCATCGCTCCCGGCAGGTGGCGGACGCGGGCCTCGACGCCCTGTTCGCCGATCTGCACCCGGACGTCGACTGGGCCGACGGCATCCTCACCCTCCCGGTGCGCGGTGACATGACGGACGCCCAACTGGCCGACGGGCGAGGCGTGTTGCTCATGCCGAGCGTGTTCGTCTGGCCCGACGTGGTGAGCGGCTTCGCCCGGCCCTGGCAGCCGACGGTCATCTACCCCGCCCGCGGGATGCGCGCCCTGCACTCCGCCGAGGCACCCCGCCCGCCGGAGGCACTCGCCCGGCTCCTGGGGCGCGGGCGCGCCGCCCTCCTGGCCGGGTTGACCGACCCGGCCTCGACCACCGACCTGGCCCGTCGCCACGGTCTCGCCCCGTCGACCGTCTCCGCCCATCTGTCGGTGCTGCGCGAGGCGGGCCTGCTCGGCTCGCGGCGGCAGGGCCTCCAGGTGCTGTACGGGCGGACGCCCTTGGGCGACGCGTTGGTGGCAGGCGCCTAG
- a CDS encoding questin oxidase family protein: MDTTEMSDTSGHLEEALERVHASGPEREGWLSNHAPMVVEALAAHGQAGSVHRWLDLYQDRLEDFPDRTAPVTDDNWRAALGDPRRIADWTDHFSRTLAERPWKDVLAEWWPRLLPGLYGGATHTVIRVGHAVRALAAEENAPRRTELAHALGYWAARHQPVTGLLALPGAATAGQALDAVPAIEPGHVGFRDRLAAVRRLPVWADEVTDPDTAKERLTELVRAATHRYATHGHGEPTMLVHAATAPNAVLRTLDSLPRDQWAPSLHAAWTASAAVTAMYAPVAPVDYTPPGRLTPEEVVERALAHGDEHVIKLTDTALDIGDEQALSAALRSVEMSEPLT, translated from the coding sequence ATGGACACGACCGAGATGAGCGACACCAGCGGACACCTGGAAGAGGCCCTGGAACGCGTCCACGCGTCCGGCCCGGAGCGGGAGGGCTGGCTGTCCAACCACGCACCCATGGTCGTAGAAGCGCTCGCCGCGCACGGACAGGCCGGTTCGGTGCACCGGTGGCTGGACCTGTACCAGGACAGGCTGGAGGACTTCCCCGACCGCACGGCCCCCGTCACGGACGACAACTGGCGTGCGGCGCTGGGTGATCCGCGCCGGATAGCGGACTGGACCGATCATTTCTCCCGCACGCTCGCCGAGCGCCCCTGGAAGGACGTCCTCGCCGAGTGGTGGCCCCGCCTGCTGCCCGGACTGTACGGCGGCGCCACGCACACCGTCATCCGGGTCGGCCACGCCGTGCGCGCGCTGGCCGCCGAGGAGAACGCGCCCCGGCGCACCGAACTCGCCCACGCGCTGGGTTACTGGGCCGCGCGGCACCAACCTGTGACCGGCCTCCTGGCTCTGCCGGGCGCGGCGACCGCCGGACAGGCCCTGGACGCCGTACCCGCGATCGAGCCGGGTCACGTGGGGTTCCGGGACCGTCTGGCCGCCGTGCGCCGGCTGCCCGTGTGGGCGGACGAGGTCACCGACCCGGACACCGCCAAGGAGCGGCTCACCGAACTCGTCCGGGCCGCGACCCACCGCTACGCCACCCACGGCCACGGTGAGCCGACCATGCTCGTCCACGCGGCGACGGCCCCCAACGCCGTGCTGCGGACCCTGGATTCGCTCCCCCGGGACCAGTGGGCCCCCAGTCTCCACGCGGCCTGGACGGCTTCGGCGGCGGTCACGGCGATGTACGCGCCGGTGGCGCCGGTCGACTACACCCCGCCGGGGCGGCTGACGCCCGAGGAGGTCGTGGAGCGGGCCCTCGCCCACGGTGACGAACACGTCATCAAACTCACCGACACCGCCCTGGACATCGGTGACGAGCAGGCCCTCTCGGCCGCCCTCCGCTCGGTCGAGATGAGCGAACCGCTCACCTAG
- a CDS encoding NPP1 family protein, with protein sequence MSSPSLKKHRTRWLTGLAGAAALVVAFPSAAFAAPPQALPANAESAEYTYQPAFDYDTDGCYSSPAIGPDGTVNGGLNPTGSLSGDCHDLSDLNNTNTYSRYKCNNGWCAYMYGLYFEKDQALANSSIGGHRHDWEHVVIWVQNGAVQYVSTSNHGSFTVTAASGVRFDGTHAKIVYHKDGISTHCFRLANSNDEPPENAKGTWQYPPLVGWNGYPSTALRDKLSAYDFGSANFGLKDANFAAHLTSAKPSGISFDPNA encoded by the coding sequence GTGTCGTCACCGTCGTTGAAGAAGCACCGCACGAGATGGCTCACCGGCCTGGCCGGCGCCGCCGCGCTCGTGGTGGCGTTCCCCTCAGCCGCGTTCGCCGCCCCGCCGCAGGCGCTGCCCGCCAACGCCGAGAGCGCCGAGTACACCTACCAGCCGGCCTTCGACTACGACACGGACGGCTGCTACTCCTCTCCCGCGATCGGCCCCGACGGCACCGTCAACGGCGGCCTCAACCCCACGGGTTCGCTCAGCGGCGACTGCCACGACCTCTCGGACCTGAACAACACCAACACGTACTCGCGCTACAAGTGCAACAACGGCTGGTGCGCCTACATGTACGGCCTGTACTTCGAGAAGGACCAGGCCCTCGCCAACAGCAGCATCGGCGGGCACCGGCACGACTGGGAGCACGTCGTGATCTGGGTGCAGAACGGCGCGGTCCAGTACGTGTCGACGTCCAACCACGGCTCGTTCACGGTGACCGCGGCCTCCGGCGTCCGCTTCGACGGCACGCACGCGAAGATCGTCTACCACAAGGACGGCATCAGCACGCACTGCTTCCGGCTGGCCAACTCGAACGACGAGCCGCCGGAGAACGCCAAGGGCACCTGGCAGTACCCGCCGTTGGTCGGCTGGAACGGCTACCCGTCGACGGCCCTGCGCGACAAACTGAGCGCCTATGACTTCGGCAGCGCCAACTTCGGTCTCAAGGACGCCAATTTCGCCGCCCACCTGACGTCGGCGAAGCCGTCGGGGATCTCCTTCGACCCCAACGCCTGA
- a CDS encoding ATP-dependent DNA ligase: protein MTLPLIPPMLATPGTLPPAAQDARWAYETKQDGQRVVVYLAGDGSAVLRARSGEEITGAYPELTPLGSALGRTAAVLDGEILALDEHGRADFQLLQQRMGLAHAPGRAARRAAEAPVHLVLFDLMHLGRRSLLPLAYVQRRARLEELELTGPRWSTPAALVGHGEQALRATREHGLEGLVCKRLDSVYEPGVRSRAWVKIRNMRSEDVVVGGWLPGKGRLTGLPGAVLVGQRAGGRLRFVGSVGTGWSEAERSELAALLAAAATDVCPFDPVPPAPGAHWVLPRLVGEVRYSTRTRAGLLRQPSWLRLRPDLAPEDSAADLPEPPP, encoded by the coding sequence GTGACCCTCCCGTTGATCCCGCCCATGCTGGCCACGCCCGGCACCCTGCCGCCCGCCGCGCAGGACGCCCGGTGGGCCTACGAGACCAAACAGGACGGCCAGCGGGTCGTGGTCTATCTCGCCGGGGACGGCAGCGCGGTACTGCGCGCCCGGTCCGGGGAGGAGATCACCGGCGCCTACCCCGAACTCACGCCGCTGGGCAGCGCGCTCGGGCGCACCGCGGCCGTGCTCGACGGGGAGATCCTGGCGCTGGACGAACACGGGCGTGCGGACTTCCAGTTGCTGCAGCAGCGCATGGGGCTCGCCCACGCTCCTGGCAGAGCCGCACGCCGGGCGGCCGAAGCGCCCGTGCATCTCGTGCTGTTCGACCTGATGCACCTCGGGCGGCGCTCCCTGCTCCCCCTGGCCTATGTGCAGCGGCGGGCACGGCTGGAGGAGCTGGAGCTCACCGGACCTCGCTGGTCGACGCCCGCCGCCCTCGTCGGCCACGGTGAGCAGGCCCTGCGCGCCACGCGTGAGCACGGCCTGGAGGGCTTGGTCTGCAAGCGGTTGGACTCGGTGTACGAACCCGGTGTGCGCTCCCGCGCCTGGGTCAAGATCCGCAACATGCGCAGCGAGGACGTCGTGGTGGGCGGCTGGCTGCCGGGCAAGGGGCGGCTCACCGGCCTGCCGGGCGCGGTGCTGGTGGGTCAGCGGGCAGGAGGGCGGCTGCGGTTCGTGGGCAGCGTGGGCACCGGCTGGAGCGAGGCGGAGCGGAGCGAACTCGCCGCGCTGCTGGCGGCCGCGGCGACCGACGTGTGCCCCTTCGATCCCGTGCCGCCGGCTCCGGGCGCCCACTGGGTGCTGCCCCGGCTGGTCGGCGAGGTCCGCTACAGCACCCGTACCCGGGCCGGGTTGCTGCGTCAGCCCTCCTGGCTGCGACTGCGCCCCGATCTCGCCCCGGAGGACTCCGCCGCCGACCTCCCGGAGCCGCCTCCATGA
- a CDS encoding SDR family oxidoreductase: MTTQPGTEQRVAIVTGGSRGIGRQIAERLAADGFAVVVGYAGNKDAADEAVRSIEERGGTAYAARADVADETEVGALFDLAEATYGGVDTVVHSAGRMPLSPIADLDLTELDALYRTNIRGTFVVDQQAARRLRPGGALVNLSSSVVGLAFPGYGAYAASKGAVEAVTLILARELRGRDVTVNAVAPGPTATDLFLDGKDEETVARLAAQPPLERLGTPQDIANVVSFLVSPAGHWVNGQVLRANGGII, from the coding sequence ATGACCACTCAGCCCGGGACGGAACAGCGCGTAGCGATCGTGACCGGCGGATCGCGCGGCATCGGACGCCAGATCGCCGAGCGGCTGGCCGCCGACGGATTCGCGGTCGTCGTCGGGTACGCGGGCAACAAGGACGCGGCCGACGAGGCCGTGCGCAGTATCGAGGAGAGGGGCGGCACCGCGTACGCCGCCCGCGCGGACGTCGCCGACGAGACCGAGGTCGGCGCCCTGTTCGACCTGGCGGAGGCGACCTACGGCGGTGTCGACACGGTGGTCCACTCCGCGGGCCGGATGCCCCTGTCCCCGATCGCGGACCTCGACCTCACCGAACTCGACGCGCTGTACCGCACCAACATCCGCGGCACCTTCGTCGTCGACCAGCAGGCCGCGCGCCGACTGCGTCCGGGCGGGGCGCTCGTCAACCTCTCCAGCTCCGTCGTCGGCCTGGCCTTCCCCGGCTACGGCGCCTACGCGGCCAGCAAGGGCGCGGTCGAGGCCGTGACACTGATCCTCGCCCGCGAGCTCCGCGGCCGGGACGTCACCGTCAACGCCGTGGCCCCCGGCCCGACCGCGACCGACCTCTTCCTCGACGGCAAGGACGAGGAGACCGTCGCCCGCCTCGCGGCCCAGCCCCCGCTGGAACGGCTGGGCACCCCCCAGGACATCGCCAACGTGGTGTCGTTCCTGGTCAGCCCGGCCGGCCACTGGGTCAACGGCCAGGTCCTGCGGGCCAACGGAGGCATCATCTGA
- a CDS encoding TetR/AcrR family transcriptional regulator, whose protein sequence is MDAREKILEAATELLAGASAADVSTRAVCERAGVGAPMLYRLFGDKAGLLAAVVDRGFERYLASKRAARPGEDPVEDLRDGWDNHMRFALEHPSHYRLMYSPELTVPPAAAQEAHDLLHGILERCAAEGRLTVPPALATRMIMSANVGAALSMLTRPEQYTDGKFAERLRDAVLDSVTRPADTAVRDEGRQVSVAAATLAARLRADLPPTLTVAESALLQQWLDKLSEK, encoded by the coding sequence ATGGATGCGAGGGAAAAGATCCTGGAAGCGGCCACCGAGCTGCTGGCCGGCGCGTCGGCCGCCGATGTCTCCACGCGGGCCGTGTGCGAGCGGGCCGGGGTGGGGGCACCGATGCTCTACCGGCTCTTCGGCGACAAGGCCGGTCTGCTGGCCGCCGTGGTCGACCGGGGGTTCGAGCGCTACCTCGCGTCCAAGCGCGCGGCGCGGCCGGGTGAGGATCCCGTCGAGGACCTGCGGGACGGCTGGGACAACCACATGCGCTTCGCTCTGGAGCACCCGAGCCACTACCGCCTGATGTACTCACCCGAACTGACCGTGCCCCCGGCCGCCGCACAGGAGGCGCACGACCTGCTCCACGGCATCCTCGAGCGCTGCGCGGCCGAGGGACGACTGACGGTGCCGCCCGCGCTGGCCACCCGGATGATCATGTCGGCGAACGTCGGCGCGGCCCTGTCGATGCTGACCCGGCCCGAGCAGTACACCGACGGGAAGTTCGCGGAGCGGCTGCGCGACGCGGTGCTGGACTCGGTGACCCGGCCCGCCGACACCGCCGTACGGGACGAGGGGCGTCAGGTGTCCGTCGCGGCCGCCACCCTCGCGGCGAGACTCCGGGCCGATCTGCCGCCGACGCTCACCGTGGCGGAGTCGGCCCTGCTCCAGCAGTGGCTGGACAAGCTCTCCGAGAAGTGA
- a CDS encoding response regulator transcription factor, producing MTIRVLLADDQALLRATFRILIDSCDDMEVVAEATDGAAAVDLARVHRPDVILMDIRMPGTDGLAATSVICADPELSDTRVLILTTFEIDEYVAQALRAGASGFLGKDVTAEDLLAGIRTVAAGDSLLSPGATRTLITRFLSAPGLGTRLAAADDLTGLTTREREVMAWVAEGHSNEEIAEKLFVSPLTVRTHVHRAMTKLGARDRAQLVVMAYQSGLVQALPPEER from the coding sequence ATGACCATCCGCGTGCTGCTCGCCGACGACCAGGCCCTGCTGCGGGCCACCTTCCGGATCCTCATCGACTCGTGCGACGACATGGAGGTGGTCGCCGAGGCCACCGACGGCGCCGCGGCGGTGGACCTCGCGCGCGTCCACCGCCCCGACGTGATCCTCATGGACATCCGGATGCCGGGCACCGACGGCCTGGCCGCCACCTCCGTGATCTGCGCGGATCCGGAGCTGTCGGACACCCGGGTGCTGATCCTGACCACCTTCGAGATCGACGAGTACGTCGCCCAGGCACTGCGGGCCGGCGCGAGCGGCTTCCTGGGCAAGGACGTCACCGCCGAGGACCTCCTCGCCGGGATCCGGACCGTGGCGGCCGGCGACTCCCTGCTCTCCCCCGGGGCCACCCGCACCCTGATCACCCGCTTCCTCTCGGCCCCCGGCCTCGGCACCCGGCTCGCGGCCGCCGACGACCTGACCGGCCTCACCACCCGGGAACGCGAGGTGATGGCCTGGGTGGCCGAGGGGCACTCCAACGAGGAGATCGCGGAGAAACTCTTCGTCAGCCCTCTGACCGTCCGCACCCACGTCCACCGCGCGATGACCAAACTGGGCGCACGGGACCGCGCCCAGCTCGTCGTGATGGCCTACCAGTCGGGTCTGGTGCAGGCGCTGCCGCCGGAGGAGCGCTGA
- a CDS encoding MFS transporter, with amino-acid sequence MSDAPARSADAGAETPPRPGAVVAVLAFAGIVVSLMQTLVIPIVPELPKLLDAPASDTAWAVTATLLAAAVATPVVGRLGDMFGKRRMLLVSVVMLVVGSVVCGLSDALVPMIVGRALQGLSSGVIPLGISIMRDELPAERLAGATALMSASLGVGGALGLPTAALIADNFDWHVLFWASAAMGAIALVLVLAFVPESRVRTGGRFDAVGAVGMAAGLVSLLLAISKGADWGWTSGTTLGLFAAAVIILLAWGFFELRTAQPLVDLRTTARRQVLFTNLASIAIGFSMFAMSLVLPQLLQLPTQTGYGLGKSLLTAGLVMAPSGLVMMALAPVSAAVSKAKGPKVTLMIGALIVAAGYGLNIVLMSEVWHLVLISCVIGAGIGFTYGSMPALIMGAVPASETAAANSLNTLMRSIGTSTASAIAGVVLAQMTIDLGGYALPSENGFKTVMAIGAGAALLAFVIASFIPRPRAATTAASLAPAAEETSAGTPSGH; translated from the coding sequence ATGTCCGACGCTCCCGCCAGATCCGCCGACGCGGGTGCTGAGACCCCACCGCGGCCGGGCGCCGTGGTGGCCGTGCTGGCCTTCGCCGGAATCGTCGTCTCGCTGATGCAGACCCTGGTGATCCCGATCGTGCCGGAGCTGCCCAAGCTGCTCGACGCGCCGGCCTCGGACACCGCGTGGGCGGTCACGGCGACGCTGCTCGCCGCGGCCGTGGCCACCCCGGTCGTCGGCCGGCTCGGCGACATGTTCGGCAAGCGCCGGATGCTGCTGGTCAGCGTCGTGATGCTGGTCGTCGGTTCGGTGGTCTGCGGACTCAGCGACGCCCTGGTCCCGATGATCGTCGGCCGTGCCCTGCAGGGCCTGTCCTCCGGTGTCATCCCGCTCGGCATCAGCATCATGCGTGACGAACTGCCCGCCGAGCGCCTGGCCGGGGCCACCGCGCTGATGAGCGCCTCCCTGGGCGTCGGCGGCGCCCTGGGGCTGCCGACCGCGGCGCTGATCGCGGACAACTTCGACTGGCACGTCCTGTTCTGGGCGTCGGCCGCGATGGGCGCGATCGCCCTCGTCCTGGTCCTGGCCTTCGTGCCGGAGTCCCGGGTGCGCACCGGCGGCCGCTTCGACGCGGTCGGCGCGGTCGGCATGGCCGCGGGACTGGTCTCCCTGCTGCTGGCCATCTCCAAGGGCGCCGACTGGGGCTGGACCAGCGGCACCACGCTCGGCCTGTTCGCAGCAGCCGTGATCATCCTGCTGGCCTGGGGCTTCTTCGAGCTGCGCACCGCCCAGCCGCTGGTCGACCTGCGCACCACCGCCCGCCGTCAGGTGCTCTTCACCAACCTCGCCTCGATCGCGATCGGTTTCTCGATGTTCGCGATGTCGCTGGTCCTGCCGCAGCTGCTCCAGCTGCCCACCCAGACGGGCTACGGCCTCGGCAAGTCCCTGCTGACCGCCGGTCTCGTCATGGCGCCGTCCGGCCTGGTGATGATGGCCCTGGCCCCGGTCTCGGCGGCGGTCTCCAAGGCCAAGGGCCCCAAGGTGACGCTGATGATCGGCGCGCTGATCGTGGCCGCGGGCTACGGACTCAACATCGTGCTGATGTCCGAGGTCTGGCACCTGGTCCTGATCTCCTGCGTGATCGGCGCCGGCATCGGGTTCACGTACGGCTCGATGCCCGCGCTCATCATGGGCGCCGTGCCCGCCTCGGAGACGGCGGCCGCGAACAGCCTCAACACGCTCATGCGGTCCATCGGCACGTCGACGGCGAGCGCCATCGCCGGTGTCGTCCTGGCGCAGATGACGATCGATCTCGGCGGCTACGCGCTGCCGTCCGAGAACGGCTTCAAGACCGTCATGGCGATCGGCGCGGGAGCCGCGCTCCTCGCCTTCGTCATCGCCTCGTTCATCCCGCGCCCGCGCGCCGCGACCACGGCGGCCTCCCTCGCACCGGCCGCGGAGGAGACGTCGGCGGGCACGCCCTCCGGGCACTGA